Proteins co-encoded in one Dyella japonica A8 genomic window:
- a CDS encoding DUF899 domain-containing protein produces MNAHTTGTREEWLKARMALLKAEKEHTRRGDELARQRQALPWVRVDKTYRFDTDQGPATLEDLFRGRSQLLVYHFMFGPDYKAGCPSCSAVADGFNGNVAHLEHHDVAFWAVSRAPLPKLQAYRRRMGWSFPWASSVEGEFNFDFNVSFTEEQQRKGDIEYNFERGGHAMDATPTPEPVAYFAASCGTDAPTYSRDRPGLSAFVLNDGVVYHTYSSYARGVDGVWGMYQWLDRAPLGRNESGIWWRRHDEYDRI; encoded by the coding sequence ATGAATGCACATACCACGGGTACCCGCGAGGAATGGCTGAAAGCGCGCATGGCGCTGCTGAAGGCGGAGAAGGAACACACGCGGCGCGGCGACGAGCTGGCCCGTCAGCGCCAGGCCTTGCCCTGGGTGCGCGTCGACAAGACGTATCGCTTCGACACCGACCAGGGCCCGGCCACGCTGGAGGATCTTTTCCGCGGCCGCTCGCAATTGCTGGTCTATCACTTCATGTTCGGGCCCGATTACAAGGCAGGTTGCCCGTCCTGTTCGGCGGTGGCCGATGGCTTCAACGGCAACGTCGCACATCTGGAACATCACGATGTCGCGTTCTGGGCGGTGTCGCGCGCGCCGCTGCCGAAGTTGCAGGCTTACCGACGGCGGATGGGATGGAGCTTTCCGTGGGCGTCGTCGGTCGAGGGCGAGTTCAACTTCGACTTCAACGTGTCCTTTACCGAAGAACAGCAGCGCAAGGGCGACATCGAATACAACTTCGAGCGCGGCGGACATGCGATGGACGCCACTCCCACGCCGGAGCCCGTCGCGTACTTTGCGGCCTCTTGCGGCACCGATGCGCCGACCTACTCACGCGATCGCCCGGGACTGAGCGCCTTCGTGCTCAACGACGGCGTGGTCTATCACACGTACTCCTCCTATGCGCGTGGCGTGGATGGCGTGTGGGGCATGTACCAGTGGCTGGACCGGGCGCCGCTGGGGCGCAACGAGTCGGGTATCTGGTGGCGCCGCCACGACGAGTACGACCGGATTTGA